Proteins encoded by one window of Anopheles maculipalpis chromosome 2RL, idAnoMacuDA_375_x, whole genome shotgun sequence:
- the LOC126558161 gene encoding alpha-1,3/1,6-mannosyltransferase ALG2, whose protein sequence is MVRILFVHPDLGIGGAERLVVDAALALQSKGHTVSFLTNHHDPSHCFDETKDGRLPVMTVGDWLPRDIFGKFYAVCAYIRMVYAAFYYSLFLSKKQPVDVVFCDLISLGIPIIRLARPNPKILFYCHYPDQLLSKPGSLLKQYYRMPLNYLEEVTTAQADGILVNSKFTSRVFKETFKRIATDPDVLYPSLNTRFFDETAIGESDQVVKLPNDAFVFLSINRYERKKNLALALHAFKALQDLLSPGEWHKVCLIMAGGYDDRVMENVEHYDELEELAEDMQIRTKVRLLKSPTDRQKLSLLHRAQALVYTPEFEHFGIVPLEGMYLSKPVIAANSGGPMETIIHEQTGFLCEPVPKEFAAAMAKLVKDDKHCERMGAMGRKRVQQRFSFEAFSTKLDNVVTDLIGRDGEKKFK, encoded by the coding sequence ATGGTGCGTATACTGTTCGTTCATCCGGATCTGGGCATCGGTGGTGCCGAACGGCTCGTTGTGGATGCTGCACTAGCTTTGCAGAGTAAGGGCCACACGGTCAGCTTTCTGACCAACCATCATGACCCGAGTCACTGTTTCGACGAGACGAAGGATGGACGGTTGCCGGTCATGACGGTCGGCGATTGGCTGCCGAGGGATATCTTTGGCAAGTTTTATGCCGTGTGCGCTTATATACGAATGGTGTACGCTGCGTTCTATTACAGTCTGTTCTTGTCGAAGAAACAGCCGGTGGATGTGGTTTTCTGTGATTTAATTTCGCTCGGCATTCCCATCATCCGACTGGCACGGCCCAACCCCAAGATTCTATTCTACTGCCACTACCCGGACCAGCTGCTATCGAAGCCGGGAAGTCTCCTCAAGCAGTACTACCGTATGCCCCTCAACTACCTCGAGGAAGTGACAACGGCCCAGGCGGATGGCATTCTGGTGAACAGTAAGTTTACCAGCCGTGTATTTAAGGAAACGTTCAAACGCATCGCAACCGATCCGGATGTGTTGTACCCATCGCTAAACACACGATTCTTCGACGAAACTGCGATTGGCGAATCTGACCAGGTTGTGAAGTTACCGAACGATGCGTTCGTGTTTCTCTCGATCAATCGTTACGAGCGCAAAAAGAATCTTGCCCTAGCTTTGCACGCATTTAAAGCACTGCAGGACCTGCTGTCGCCAGGAGAGTGGCACAAGGTGTGTCTAATAATGGCCGGAGGCTATGACGATCGTGTGATGGAGAATGTGGAACATTACGATGAATTGGAAGAGCTGGCTGAGGACATGCAGATACGTACCAAAGTACGGCTATTGAAGTCTCCCACCGATCGACAAAAGCTATCTCTGCTACACCGTGCCCAGGCATTAGTTTACACGCCAGAGTTCGAACATTTCGGGATCGTTCCGCTGGAGGGAATGTACCTCTCAAAACCGGTCATTGCAGCCAACAGTGGTGGCCCGATGGAGACCATCATTCACGAGCAGACCGGTTTCTTGTGCGAGCCGGTCCCGAAGGAGTTTGCGGCCGCAATGGCCAAGCTGGTGAAGGATGACAAGCACTGCGAACGGATGGGAGCGATGGGCCGGAAGCGTGTGCAGCAGAGATTCTCGTTCGAGGCGTTCAGTACGAAGCTGGACAACGTTGTGACCGATCTGATTGGACGGGATGgagagaaaaagtttaaatag
- the LOC126558001 gene encoding vacuolar protein sorting-associated protein 16B, producing the protein MESKDDDYWNDSTNKSFNFDEDDVAVLEIATNNKRSIFGDDTASESNYGSGQLELPLHSIISDENLELILQEQSRNEMTIPKGISLEEEVKLLRKKIQEFNYAPTTASVVRKLILGKPCSLEMFRSMAEKEQLLDEAIGSGCGNAILKVTLFLDQTLKKKLFYTLLQTRPEAVYHYVNYLSLRLKVTECTDLLVFLGRHHEASLLQFSVFVCSTSNLDIKRQRLKKIYSDYFSQPGANTFYAQLVFNYLNLLEYQTGELHSSGGSSKAVGIQDKSVLETLNYVCGKYKWGDTSLQTNDNPFKLAENHQVSQAQFEWVALNERAKQQAWLDFDHIFERKAWMNLKQKSFKINIPIDRTILRLYALQAPDPVLNTFLAKLEDPQRRLALARRVHSKHGIVDALAILKDRAELEQYRNSLDSGTEERLYAENALKSLNNKWKSDAMKLIK; encoded by the exons ATGGAATCGAAAGACGATGATTATTGGAATGATTCCACCAACAAGTCGTTCAATTTCGACGAGGACGAT GTGGCTGTTCTCGAAATAGCGACTAACAACAAGCGAAGCATCTTCGGTGATGATACCGCATCGGAGTCAAACTATGGGAGTGGTCAATTGGAACTCCCACTGCACAGTATCATTTCGGATGAGAATCTCGAACTGATTCTGCAGGAACAGTCACGCAATGAAATGACCATTCCCAAGGGTATATCACTCGAGGAAGAAGTGAAACTGTTGCGGAAGAAGATACAAGAATTTAATTATGCGCCAACGACAGCATCGGTCGTCCGCAAGCTGATCCTTGGCAAACCATGCTCGCTAGAAATGTTTCGATCGATGGCAGAAAAAGAGCAACTGCTGGATGAAGCGATCGGTTCCGGATGTGGCAATGCGATCCTCAAGGTGACTCTGTTTCTTGATCAAACGCTGAAGAAGAAACTGTTCTACACGTTGCTACAGACTCGCCCCGAAGCCGTTTACCATTATGTGAACTATTTATCCCTTCGGTTGAAAGTGACCGAATGCACCGATCTGTTGGT aTTTTTAGGAAGACACCATGAAGCGAGT cTATTGCAATTTTCCGTATTTGTATGCAGCACATCGAATTTGGACATTAAACGACAGCGGCTCAAAAAGATTTACAGCGATTACTTTTCCCAACCGGGTGCGAACACATTCTACGCCCAATTGGTTTTCAACTATTTGAATCTTTTAG AATATCAAACCGGAGAGCTTCATTCATCGGGAGGCAGCAGCAAAGCAGTGGGAATCCAAGACAAATCAGTGCTGGAAACATTGAACTACGTTTGTGGCAAATACAAATGGGGTGACACATCTCTACAAACGAACGACAATCCGTTCAAGCTGGCCGAAAATCATCAGGTGTCTCAGGCCCAGTTCGAGTGGGTCGCTTTGAATGAACGGGCAAAGCAACAGGCTTGGCTTGATTTTGATCACATCTTCGAACGGAAGGCGTGGAtgaatttgaagcaaaaatcatttaaaattaacaTTCCGATCGATCGTACGATATTGCGATTGTATGCACTGCAAGCACCCGATCCGGTTCTAAACACGTTCCTGGCCAAGTTGGAAGATCCACAACGAAGATTGGCTCTCGCGAGGAGAGTTCATTCGAAGCACGGTATCGTGGATGCTCTTGCCATTCTGAAGGATCGTGCAGAATTGGAACAGTATCGAAATTCGCTTGATTCCGGAACAGAGGAACGACTTTATGCGGAAAATGCTCTCAAATCTTTG AACAATAAATGGAAAAGTGATGCTATGAAGCTTATCAAGTGA